One region of Emys orbicularis isolate rEmyOrb1 chromosome 4, rEmyOrb1.hap1, whole genome shotgun sequence genomic DNA includes:
- the LOC135877914 gene encoding olfactory receptor 10Q1-like, with protein sequence MHLGHGNQSFTTEFVFRPFSSVPTTQQLLFVLFLLLYLTIIISNASILWVVCTDHTLHSPMYCFLGSLSGLEVCYTTVVVPQMLVSVWDAHTTIPVASCGAQMFFFVALGSADCFLLAVMAYDRYVAIRHPLRYALIMTRQLCRRLVVASLFLGGLLSLELTALVFALPFCSRRINHFLCDVPPVLRLACGDTRLHQTVLFSVGVAVLAIPFLLICLSYALITAAVLRIRSAEGRRRAFHTCSSHLTVVLLQYGCCGLVYLRPKADSTEDEDRQVALIYTFVTPLLNPLIYSLRNKDVKQALSRAVRRALASHPQ encoded by the coding sequence ATGCATCTGGGCCACGGCAACCAGTCCTTCACCACCGAGTTTGTCTTCCGCCCCTTTTCGTCCGTGCCTACGACACAGCAGCTCCTCTTCGTGCTCTTCCTCCTGCTCTACCTGACCATCATCATCAGCAACGCCTCCATCCTCTGGGTGGTCTGCACCGACCACACCCTCCACTCCCCCATGTACTGCTTTCTGGGCAGCCTCTCGGGGCTGGAGGTGTGCTACACCACTGTGGTAGTGCCCCAGATGCTGGTCAGTGTCTGGGATGCCCACACCACCATCCCTGTGGCCAGCTGCGGGGCCCAGATGTTCTTCTTTGTGGCACTCGGCAGTGCTGACTGCTTCCTGCTGGCAGTCATGGCCTACGACCGGTACGTGGCCATCCGGCACCCGCTGCGCTACGCCCTCATCATGACACGACAGCTCTGCCGGCGGCTGGTGGTCGCCTCACTGTTCCTCGGGGGGCTGCTCTCACTGGAGCtgacggccctggtctttgcccTGCCCTTCTGCAGTCGCCGGATCAACCACTTCCTGTGCGATGTGCCGCCCGTGCTGCGTCTGGCCTGCGGCGACACGCGCCTCCATCAGACTGTGCTGTTCAGCGTGGGCGTGGCTGTGCTGgccatccccttcctcctgaTTTGCCTCTCCTACGCCCTCATCACGGCTGCCGTGCTGCGCATCCGCTCGGCCGAGGGCCGGCGCCGCGCCTTccacacctgctcctcccacctgacGGTGGTGCTGCTGCAGTACGGCTGCTGCGGCCTGGTCTACCTGCGCCCCAAGGCCGACTCAACAGAGGACGAGGACCGACAGGTCGCTCTGATCTACACCTTTGTCAcgccactgctcaaccccctcatctacagcctgaggaacaaggacgTCAAGCAGGCCCTGAGCAGAGCCGTGAGGCGGGCATTGGCATCCCATCCTCAGTGA